AGCCATTTCAATCAGTTTGTTCTTTCCCAATAATCGAATCATGTCACAGTATAGTGACACATCTGGTTTATACCATACTTCCTTTCTTACAAATTTGAATACCTATTACACCTGATTTCACTTCAGATAAATACAGATTtggaaatataaaattaatgaaatcaaataaagtaaaatatataataccttGAGGGCTAAGTCCAATTCATTTTGTCTCTGTAACTCGGCCAAAGTGTCTAACAAGTCTATCTTCAAGAGGCGACCAAGTCTGGCACCGAAAACCTCCTTTAGCTTTGGTGGTGTTGATTTTGCTAACTTGAGTGACTGTACTGCCTGGATGGCTTCAGTGGAGAGTACCCTTGACCTCCACAAGGGCTTTCTTGGTCCATCGCGAAGCCCACACGAGACTCTTGGGGACCGGCAACAACGGGTCACTGTGGAAGAGAGACCATAGGGATTTGGGAGGTTATGCCGGAGACTCACCCCAGGAAAATGAGATTTGAGGGAACCCATTAAAACAGAATCCATGGAGATCTCAGACGAACCGAACCTCAAGCGAGAGAAAGAAAGGGGAACTCGAATGGAACGACGCTTTCTTGAACtttctaaattttatttcaaaaaaaaaaatctaaattttattcatttttaaaactttctattttttttttggtaaggaaataacctaaaaaaaaacattacctCTGTGGTATAATTTCTCCAAATGAAAAGGATTTCGTAATCATTTTTTTTGGAAAGTTGTTCACTCACTGTTATCGATCCTGGAAGGTGTCTTGTGGAATGATAGTCGAGTACGGAAGGGAGTTCCCGGATGACTATCATGCCCTCTCCAGGATCAGTCTTCAAGATAGCTAGCCCTTCTCTAGAAAGGAGTTTCAACTGGCTAGTTATCCTTCTTGGATTGATAGTTCCGGATAGTCGACTTCATATCCTATCTAGAAGTGTCTTCAGCGAAAGTCCGTGGTCCTCGAGTTTGGAAGCTCATTCATGATCTTGGAGGGCCTAGTACTTACGCTAACATGGAGACTTCGCTAAATGAGGAGTTGGTTAAGTTAGTTATTTCTATTTAACTTAACAACCTCGTTTCTTGTAGCCACCGACTTTAGGATCTTGATCCTAAGGCTATAAATACTACATTGACTCAACATTTGAAGATACGATTGAGGTACGAGTTTGAGTACTCTGTTCAGATGAGATTGAGAGTTGGAGAGAGAAAAGATTGAGAGGTGGAGAGAGAGGTACataaaaaagagagagattgagtttgagttttgtaagaagaatcttctgtagatgaagaagattcttAGGTGAAAGTGTGAGAGTTGAAACACTTTGTGAAAACTCATAAGAGAATCTCGTCTCGACTATATTGTACCTATTCTTGTTAAATCAATAAAGAAGAATTACGGTGGTGTTTCAGAACTAAAGTAAAGCCATAGATCACATCGGTCTTTTAGACTTGAACCAGTATATAGCTTGGTGttgatttctttattttctgCATTTAGTGTTTTCTGGTTGTACTCTGTTTGCTCCTGTTTTTCTGTCAATTGTTGTTCTTGATTATTAATCTTGTCATTGCTAATTTGGTTGATTGTTTAACAGTTTCATTGATTTGATTCTGCACCATTAGTCTTAATTTTCCCACAACCTCCTGCAAATGAGAGAGAGGGGCCGAGGACTAGAAATAACAAGGCTACCAAATAGTACTGGTAGATTGGTAGTTACAGAAAAGTATATTTAGGTAAAGCATTGGCAACCACATTAATAGTTTTAGGACAATACAAAAAATCACACTAAACAAATCATATGAAACAGATAATTATCATTAAGAATAAGAACCAAGCATACAAAAATTGTTGAGTTTGAGGACCACACTTTAGCAGTCTTTCTCAAATTGCACCCGCTCAAAGCCAAACAGAAGAT
The Cannabis sativa cultivar Pink pepper isolate KNU-18-1 unplaced genomic scaffold, ASM2916894v1 Contig1, whole genome shotgun sequence genome window above contains:
- the LOC115719283 gene encoding pentatricopeptide repeat-containing protein At1g62350 isoform X2 → MDSVLMGSLKSHFPGVSLRHNLPNPYGLSSTVTRCCRSPRVSCGLRDGPRKPLWRSRVLSTEAIQAVQSLKLAKSTPPKLKEVFGARLGRLLKIDLLDTLAELQRQNELDLALKVFKFVRKEVWYKPDVSLYCDMIRLLGKNKLIEMAEELFLELKEEGLEPNTRVFTEMIGAYLQLGMIDKAMEAYSLMKASGCTPDKLTFTILIRNLEKVGEEELVRGVKNDCFEFMDCSDKFLEELERKRPKRMVGLV
- the LOC115719283 gene encoding pentatricopeptide repeat-containing protein At1g62350 isoform X1, which codes for MDSVLMGSLKSHFPGVSLRHNLPNPYGLSSTVTRCCRSPRVSCGLRDGPRKPLWRSRVLSTEAIQAVQSLKLAKSTPPKLKEVFGARLGRLLKIDLLDTLAELQRQNELDLALKVFKFVRKEVWYKPDVSLYCDMIRLLGKNKLIEMAEELFLELKEEGLEPNTRVFTEMIGAYLQLGMIDKAMEAYSLMKASGCTPDKLTFTILIRNLEKVGEEELVRGVKNDCFEFMDCSDKFLEELERKRVRNHVIIHDQLFCLMILLGLLFIFSNFGFLYSQREWSV